From a single Lolium rigidum isolate FL_2022 chromosome 7, APGP_CSIRO_Lrig_0.1, whole genome shotgun sequence genomic region:
- the LOC124674096 gene encoding transport inhibitor response 1-like protein Os04g0395600 yields MTYFPEEVVEHIFSFLPAQRDRNAVSLVCRVWYEVERLSRRDVFVGNCYAVRPERVVGRFPNVRALSVKGKPHFADFNLVPPDWGGYAGPWIEAAARGCVGLQELRMKRMVVSDESLELLAKSFPRFRALILVSCEGFSTDGLAAIASHCKLLRELDLQENEVDDRGPRWLSCFPDSCTSLASLNFACIKGEVNAGALERLVARSPNLRSLRLNRSVSVDTLSKILMRTPNLEDLGTGNLTEDFQTESYQRLTVALEKCKMLKSLSGFWDASPLCVPCIYPVCAQLTGLNLSYAPTLESSDLTKMISHCVKLQRLWVLDCIADKGLQVVASTCKDLQELRVFPSEFYIAGYSPVTEEGLVAISVGCPKLSSLLYFCHQMTNAALITIAKNCPNFTRFRLCILEPGKPDAMTNQPLDEGFGAIVRECEGLRRLSISGLLTDKVFMHIGRHAKQLEMLSIAFAGDSDVGMMHVMEGCKNLRKLEIRDSPFGDAALLGNVAKYETMRSLWMSSCTVTEKGCQVLASKMPMLNVEVINEVDESSEMDESHGGLPKVHKLYVYRTIAGARDDAPDFVKIL; encoded by the exons ATGACCTACttcccggaggaggtggtggagcacATATTCAGCTTCCTGCCCGCGCAGCGCGACCGCAACGCCGTCTCGCTCGTCTGCAGGGTGTGGTACGAGGTCGAGCGGCTCAGCCGCCGCGACGTCTTCGTGGGCAACTGCTACGCCGTGCGCCCCGAGCGCGTGGTGGGGCGGTTCCCCAACGTGCGGGCGCTCTCGGTCAAGGGGAAGCCGCACTTCGCCGACTTCAACCTCGTGCCGCCTGACTGGGGCGGCTACGCCGGGCCGTGGATCGAGGCGGCCGCCAGGGGCTGCGTCGGCCTCCAGGAGCTGCGCATGAAGCGGATGGTGGTGTCCGACGAGAGCCTTGAGCTGCTTGCCAAGTCGTTCCCACGGTTCAGGGCCCTCATCCTTGTCAGCTGCGAGGGGTTCAGCACCGATGGGCTAGCGGCTATTGCAAGCCACTGCAA GCTCCTGAGGGAGTTAGATTTGCAGGAAAATGAAGTGGACGATAGAGGGCCAAGGTGGCTCTCCTGCTTCCCTGATTCCTGCACATCCCTTGCCTCCCTGAATTTTGCCTGTATCAAAGGGGAGGTTAATGCTGGTGCATTGGAGCGACTTGTTGCTAGGTCCCCAAATCTTCGAAGTTTGAGGTTGAATCGGTCTGTATCAGTAGATACACTCTCGAAGATATTAATGCGCACCCCTAATTTAGAGGACCTAGGAACTGGGAACTTGACAGAGGATTTCCAGACTGAATCCTATCAAAGGCTGACTGTTGCATTGGAGAAATGCAAAATGTTGAAGAGTTTGTCGGGCTTTTGGGATGCCTCCCCTTTGTGCGTTCCATGCATTTATCCTGTGTGTGCGCAACTAACAGGTTTAAACTTGAGCTATGCTCCTACTCTTGAATCTTCTGATCTCACCAAAATGATCAGTCACTGTGTGAAGCTCCAGCGTCTTTGG GTACTGGATTGCATTGCAGATAAGGGCTTGCAGGTGGTGGCCTCCACTTGCAAGGATTTACAAGAACTTAGGGTATTCCCATCAGAGTTCTATATTGCTGGGTATTCCCCAGTGACAGAAGAGGGACTTGTTGCAATATCCGTGGGTTGTCCAAAATTGAGCTCATTGCTGTATTTCTGCCATCAGATGACCAATGCTGCACTAATTACGATAGCTAAGAACTGCCCAAATTTCACGCGGTTCAGACTCTGTATTCTTGAGCCCGGGAAGCCTGATGCCATGACAAATCAACCATTAGATGAAGGTTTTGGTGCTATTGTTCGTGAATGTGAAGGGCTGAGGCGGCTATCGATATCGGGTCTTCTCACCGACAAGGTTTTCATGCATATTGGAAGACATGCAAAACAGCTTGAGATGCTTTCAATAGCATTTGCCGGAGATAGTGATGTGGGAATGATGCATGTTATGGAAGGATGCAAGAATCTGAGGAAGCTGGAGATTAGAGATAGCCCGTTTGGTGACGCTGCACTCTTGGGGAATGTTGCCAAGTATGAGACAATGCGATCCCTTTGGATGTCATCGTGCACTGTCACAGAAAAGGGGTGCCAAGTCCTTGCGTCGAAGATGCCAATGCTCAATGTGGAGGTCATAAATGAGGTAGATGAAAGCAGTGAAATGGATGAGAGCCATGGAGGACTCCCCAAAGTGCACAAACTATATGTGTACCGCACAATTGCTGGGGCAAGGGATGATGCACCAGATTTTGTTAAAATCCTATAG